In Paenibacillus guangzhouensis, a single window of DNA contains:
- a CDS encoding YqzL family protein, whose amino-acid sequence MRDFSWKYFAMTGDVDAYLLYNQVNNQHIEAKQEDVEEIILDEAVE is encoded by the coding sequence ATGCGAGATTTTTCGTGGAAGTATTTTGCAATGACGGGGGATGTCGATGCGTATTTGCTGTACAACCAAGTAAATAATCAACACATCGAAGCGAAGCAAGAAGATGTAGAAGAAATCATTCTAGACGAAGCCGTTGAATAA
- the ybeY gene encoding rRNA maturation RNase YbeY: MSLHLEWNNEQEELPISESLIAQLNQLLQLAAEMEGVTEGEVELTFVDDEQIHQLNRDYRGIDRPTDVLSFAMHEEKDEELDIIYEVDSEDEMSAITDTFGDIIISVTRARAQSEEYGHSLEREIGFLFVHGFLHLLGYDHQDEASEQEMMGKQEAVLRQAGLTR, from the coding sequence ATGAGTTTGCATTTAGAGTGGAATAATGAACAAGAGGAATTGCCAATCTCAGAATCACTGATTGCGCAATTGAATCAACTATTGCAGCTTGCTGCAGAAATGGAAGGCGTTACGGAGGGAGAAGTGGAGTTAACCTTCGTTGACGATGAACAAATCCATCAGCTGAACCGCGATTATCGCGGGATTGATCGGCCTACCGATGTGCTTTCCTTCGCTATGCATGAAGAAAAAGATGAAGAACTCGATATCATCTATGAAGTGGATTCAGAGGATGAGATGTCAGCTATTACCGATACGTTCGGGGATATTATTATCTCTGTGACACGCGCGCGTGCGCAAAGTGAAGAATACGGCCATTCCTTAGAACGCGAAATCGGATTTCTATTCGTACATGGATTCCTGCATCTGCTCGGTTATGATCACCAAGATGAGGCAAGCGAGCAGGAAATGATGGGCAAACAGGAAGCCGTGCTCCGCCAAGCGGGACTGACGAGATAA
- a CDS encoding diacylglycerol kinase family protein: protein MKKRRVAIHPFVAAFSGIARAVRTEPHMPIHLMASLLVTAAGFFFSISKMEWLVLLITMALVIGAELMNTAIEYAVDLATEEIHPLAKAAKDIAAGAVLVTAVFAVIIGVIIFYSPVLKWMETLF, encoded by the coding sequence ATGAAAAAGCGACGGGTTGCAATTCATCCGTTCGTCGCGGCGTTCTCAGGTATTGCTCGCGCAGTTCGTACGGAGCCTCATATGCCGATTCATCTGATGGCTTCCTTACTCGTTACTGCGGCGGGATTCTTCTTCTCCATCTCAAAGATGGAGTGGTTGGTACTTCTGATCACCATGGCCCTCGTTATTGGGGCGGAGTTAATGAATACGGCGATTGAGTATGCGGTCGATTTAGCGACAGAAGAAATTCATCCGCTTGCTAAAGCTGCCAAAGACATAGCCGCAGGTGCCGTACTCGTCACTGCGGTTTTTGCCGTCATTATCGGGGTGATCATCTTTTATTCCCCTGTGCTGAAATGGATGGAGACGTTATTCTAA
- the recO gene encoding DNA repair protein RecO, which yields MLYRVEGIVIRSMDYGEGNKIITLCTKTSGKVGVLVRGAKKVKSRHAAMTQLFTYGEFVYFKTGQLGTLNQGEILESHHVLREQLHLAAYASYVAELLDRGIEAGEVGAYLFEQLNACLTALEQGKDPQITTHLFEMKMLQAAGYHPELQTCVSCGRDDAPMLFSSRLGGTLCLHCQNRDPAAIMISEGTLKLLRLFDRMDMRRLGNISVKPETKAQMKQCMRSFMDMHMGLHLKSQNFLDQMDKYNI from the coding sequence ATGCTATATAGGGTGGAAGGCATTGTCATCCGCAGCATGGACTACGGTGAGGGGAACAAAATCATCACACTCTGCACGAAAACAAGTGGCAAAGTCGGCGTTCTTGTGCGCGGTGCGAAGAAAGTAAAAAGCCGGCATGCCGCAATGACACAGTTATTTACGTACGGGGAGTTCGTGTATTTCAAGACCGGACAGCTCGGGACTTTGAATCAAGGTGAGATTCTAGAATCTCACCATGTTTTGCGTGAACAGCTTCATTTGGCGGCTTATGCATCCTATGTCGCGGAATTATTGGATCGTGGGATTGAAGCAGGCGAAGTCGGAGCGTACCTATTCGAGCAGTTAAATGCTTGTTTAACCGCACTTGAGCAAGGCAAAGATCCGCAAATTACAACGCATTTATTCGAGATGAAGATGCTGCAGGCAGCAGGTTATCATCCGGAGCTTCAGACCTGCGTATCCTGCGGTCGCGATGATGCCCCGATGTTATTCAGCAGTCGACTCGGTGGCACGTTATGTCTTCATTGCCAGAACCGGGATCCCGCAGCGATCATGATTTCAGAAGGCACGCTTAAGCTGCTTCGGTTGTTCGATCGGATGGATATGCGGCGGTTAGGGAATATTTCAGTCAAGCCTGAGACGAAGGCGCAGATGAAGCAGTGCATGCGTTCATTCATGGATATGCATATGGGTCTTCATCTTAAATCACAGAACTTTCTGGATCAGATGGACAAATACAACATTTAG
- the cdd gene encoding cytidine deaminase, with protein sequence MQIDGPKLLEQAANARLQAYAPYSKFQVGAALLDSQGHIHLGCNVENAAYGPTNCAERTALFRAIADGHSLGSFKAIAVIGDTDTPITPCGVCRQVLVELCDRDMPVFMGNVKGDWTQTTVGELLPGAFDSRSLDHS encoded by the coding sequence ATGCAAATCGATGGTCCTAAATTATTGGAACAGGCGGCAAACGCAAGATTACAAGCCTACGCGCCTTACTCGAAGTTCCAGGTGGGCGCTGCCCTCCTCGACAGCCAAGGACACATACATCTGGGCTGCAATGTGGAAAATGCAGCGTATGGTCCGACGAACTGCGCGGAACGGACAGCGTTGTTCAGAGCCATTGCAGACGGACATTCGCTGGGCAGCTTCAAGGCGATTGCTGTGATCGGCGATACGGACACACCAATTACGCCATGCGGCGTGTGTCGTCAAGTTTTAGTGGAGTTGTGCGATCGTGATATGCCCGTGTTTATGGGGAACGTTAAAGGAGATTGGACGCAGACGACCGTTGGCGAGTTATTGCCGGGCGCGTTCGATTCACGGAGTTTAGATCATTCATAA
- the glyS gene encoding glycine--tRNA ligase subunit beta, with amino-acid sequence MTRELLLEIGMEEVPARFLRNSMDQLKDRLVKWLTEARVEFGQVEAYATPRRIAVLIHQVAEKQQDINEEVKGPSRKIAKDESGNWSKAALGFARSQGVDPEQFYFKELGGVEYIYANKSSAGVETASVLSEGLMHCISSMNFPKNMRWGAYDFKFVRPIRWMVALFGSEIIPLEICGVAAGNVTRGHRFLGQETVVSSPSEYVAKLREQFVIADLAEREQLILNQINALADEKQWKIAIKEDLLEEVLFLVEYPSVLFGTFDPSFLEIPQEVLITSMREHQRYFPVLDAAGQLLPFFVTVRNGDRHAIDTVAKGNEKVLRARLSDAKFFYDEDQNFPIADALAKLETIVFHEELGTVGDKVRRIRAISDQLAARLHTDSDTSKLVSRTADICKFDLVTQMVYEFPELQGVMGEDYARKAGEPVQVAAAINEHYQPRFSGDNSPASLIGAIVSIADKMDTIVGCFSIGIIPTGSADPYALRRQAAGIVQIILDHKLPIGLTELFDMAMDIHDSAQLLKRNRDEIRIDLCEFFSLRVKNVFTDKVRYDVVDAVMASGFDHLVSVVARGTQLMKVVSEQSEFKVTVESFNRVSNLASKAESFAIQASKFVESVEQDLYDQHQSVHAKYHEALQAGDMVSALEQLSNLQNVITAYFDKVMVMAEDTEVRANRLAQLHAIAEDLKLFADFSKIVWA; translated from the coding sequence ATGACTAGAGAATTATTGCTCGAAATTGGGATGGAAGAAGTCCCGGCCCGTTTCCTTCGTAATAGTATGGATCAGTTGAAGGATCGTCTTGTCAAATGGCTGACTGAGGCTCGGGTTGAATTTGGTCAAGTCGAAGCTTATGCGACGCCAAGACGTATTGCCGTACTCATTCATCAAGTGGCTGAGAAGCAACAGGATATTAATGAGGAAGTTAAGGGTCCATCGCGTAAAATCGCTAAAGACGAGAGCGGCAATTGGAGTAAAGCGGCATTAGGATTTGCACGCAGTCAAGGTGTTGATCCAGAGCAATTCTACTTCAAAGAACTTGGCGGCGTTGAATATATCTATGCGAATAAGAGCAGCGCTGGTGTAGAGACTGCTTCCGTTCTGTCCGAAGGGCTCATGCATTGCATTTCGTCGATGAACTTTCCGAAAAATATGCGCTGGGGCGCTTACGATTTTAAATTTGTTCGTCCAATTCGCTGGATGGTTGCGTTATTCGGCTCTGAGATTATTCCGCTTGAGATTTGTGGTGTTGCGGCAGGGAATGTCACGCGTGGACATCGCTTCTTAGGTCAAGAGACGGTTGTTTCTTCACCATCGGAATATGTCGCTAAACTGCGTGAGCAATTTGTCATTGCTGATCTAGCAGAACGTGAGCAATTAATTTTGAACCAGATCAATGCGCTTGCTGATGAGAAGCAATGGAAGATTGCGATCAAGGAAGACTTGTTAGAAGAAGTCTTGTTCCTTGTCGAGTATCCGAGTGTTTTGTTCGGTACGTTCGATCCTTCATTCTTGGAAATTCCGCAAGAGGTGCTTATCACATCGATGCGCGAACATCAGCGATATTTCCCAGTGCTGGATGCAGCTGGCCAACTGCTGCCGTTCTTTGTTACCGTTCGTAACGGCGATCGTCATGCGATCGATACCGTGGCGAAAGGGAATGAGAAAGTACTGCGTGCCCGTCTGTCTGACGCGAAATTCTTCTATGACGAAGATCAGAACTTCCCGATCGCGGATGCTCTTGCGAAATTGGAGACGATCGTATTTCATGAGGAGCTTGGAACGGTTGGTGATAAAGTCCGTCGTATTCGCGCGATTTCGGATCAGCTTGCGGCGCGTCTGCATACCGATTCGGACACTTCCAAACTTGTTAGCCGTACCGCGGATATTTGTAAATTCGATCTTGTCACGCAAATGGTCTATGAATTTCCTGAATTGCAAGGTGTGATGGGTGAAGATTATGCGCGTAAAGCGGGAGAGCCTGTACAAGTTGCGGCAGCGATTAATGAACATTATCAACCGCGGTTCTCAGGCGACAATTCGCCAGCGTCACTTATCGGAGCGATTGTCAGTATTGCGGATAAAATGGATACGATCGTAGGCTGCTTCTCGATTGGCATTATTCCGACTGGTTCGGCAGATCCATATGCCTTGCGCCGTCAAGCCGCAGGTATCGTCCAAATCATTTTAGATCACAAGCTGCCAATCGGTCTCACAGAATTGTTCGATATGGCGATGGATATTCATGATTCTGCACAATTGTTGAAACGAAACCGTGATGAAATACGTATAGACTTATGTGAATTCTTCTCGCTGCGCGTGAAGAACGTGTTTACAGACAAAGTTCGTTACGATGTCGTGGATGCCGTCATGGCTAGTGGATTCGATCATCTTGTGTCGGTAGTAGCGCGTGGAACGCAATTGATGAAGGTTGTGTCAGAGCAATCGGAGTTCAAAGTTACCGTCGAGTCGTTCAACCGCGTATCCAACCTGGCATCCAAAGCAGAATCCTTTGCGATCCAAGCTTCGAAATTTGTAGAATCGGTTGAGCAAGATTTGTATGATCAACATCAATCGGTTCATGCAAAATATCACGAGGCGCTGCAGGCTGGAGACATGGTGTCTGCTCTTGAACAGCTAAGTAATCTTCAAAATGTGATCACTGCTTATTTCGATAAAGTCATGGTGATGGCTGAAGATACGGAAGTTCGTGCGAATCGCTTGGCGCAGCTGCATGCCATTGCAGAAGATTTGAAGTTATTTGCTGATTTCTCCAAAATTGTGTGGGCTTAA
- the glyQ gene encoding glycine--tRNA ligase subunit alpha produces MNFQQIILTLQNFWAEQNCVVVQPYDVEKGAGTLNPMTFLRSIGPEPWNVAYVEPSRRPADGRYGENPNRLYQHHQFQVIMKPSPDNIQELYLESLKRLGVDPLEHDIRFVEDNWEHPGLGAWGLGWEVWLDGMEVTQFTYFQQVGGIETNPVAVEITYGLERLASYIQAKENVFELEWVDGITYGDVFLQPEYEHSKYTFETSDVPMLFQLFNTYEEEARKTMDQNLVFPAYDYVLKCSHTFNLLDARGAISVTERTGYITRVRNLSRQIAATYLAEREKLGFPMLKKGEV; encoded by the coding sequence ATGAATTTTCAACAGATTATTCTGACCCTGCAAAATTTCTGGGCCGAGCAGAACTGTGTCGTTGTTCAGCCTTATGATGTGGAGAAAGGTGCCGGAACGCTGAATCCAATGACTTTCTTGCGCAGCATCGGTCCTGAGCCGTGGAACGTTGCATACGTTGAACCTTCCCGCCGCCCAGCAGACGGACGTTATGGGGAGAACCCGAACCGTCTCTATCAGCATCATCAATTCCAAGTCATTATGAAGCCATCGCCGGACAATATTCAAGAGCTGTATCTTGAAAGCTTGAAACGTCTTGGCGTTGACCCACTCGAGCACGACATTCGGTTCGTTGAAGATAACTGGGAGCATCCAGGTCTAGGCGCTTGGGGACTCGGTTGGGAAGTATGGCTCGACGGGATGGAAGTTACACAATTTACGTATTTCCAACAAGTTGGCGGGATCGAGACTAATCCGGTTGCCGTTGAGATTACGTACGGTTTAGAACGACTTGCTTCTTATATTCAAGCGAAAGAAAATGTGTTCGAATTGGAATGGGTTGACGGAATTACATACGGAGATGTATTCTTACAGCCTGAATATGAGCATTCCAAATATACGTTTGAGACTTCTGATGTGCCTATGTTGTTCCAATTGTTCAATACCTATGAGGAAGAAGCGCGCAAGACGATGGATCAGAACCTGGTATTCCCGGCTTATGATTATGTGTTGAAATGTTCCCATACATTTAACTTGCTCGATGCACGCGGGGCGATCAGCGTAACGGAACGTACAGGATATATTACGCGTGTTCGTAACCTATCGCGTCAAATTGCTGCGACATATTTAGCAGAGCGTGAGAAGCTAGGTTTCCCAATGCTTAAGAAAGGAGAGGTGTAG
- a CDS encoding YaiI/YqxD family protein, translating to MTSYRIVVDADACPVKQEITQVAKVFSVPVLMVASFDHRLQPAEGVEIVQVDRSDQSVDLYIANRIQAKDILVTQDFGLATIGLAKRGIVLSPRGQQYTDETIDFLLDRRHTQAKQRRSGKHSKGPKPFTDEDRQIFQHKLTKVLKNLQENVLE from the coding sequence ATGACATCGTATCGAATCGTAGTGGATGCAGATGCATGCCCAGTGAAACAAGAAATCACTCAAGTTGCAAAGGTATTCTCGGTTCCCGTCTTGATGGTCGCTTCATTTGATCATCGACTGCAGCCGGCAGAAGGCGTTGAAATTGTCCAAGTCGATCGATCGGATCAATCTGTTGATCTCTATATTGCCAATCGAATTCAAGCGAAGGATATTCTCGTGACCCAAGATTTTGGTCTTGCGACGATCGGCCTTGCCAAGCGAGGAATTGTCTTATCGCCACGGGGTCAGCAATATACGGATGAGACGATTGATTTCCTGCTGGATCGCAGGCATACGCAAGCCAAACAACGCCGAAGCGGTAAGCATAGCAAGGGCCCTAAACCCTTCACAGATGAGGATCGACAAATTTTTCAACACAAACTGACAAAAGTTTTAAAGAACTTGCAGGAGAATGTGCTGGAATAG
- the era gene encoding GTPase Era: protein MQKSKQFKSGFVAIIGRPNVGKSTLMNQVIGQKIAIMSDKPQTTRNKIHGVYTSNDSQIVFLDTPGIHKRQSKLGDYMNTVALNTLNEVEAVLFLVDVAEGLGGGDRYIIEQLKRIKTPVFLVLNKIDRVEPEALLPIIVAYKDLYPFAEIVPISAMNGNNVNTLLEQISKYLPEGPQYYPDDQVTDHPEQFVIAELIREKILHLTREEIPHSIAVAIEDMKVQENGVVNIMAVIYVERDSQKGIVIGKQGALLKEVGKQARKDIENLLGSRIFLELWVKVKKDWRNQERILKDLGFRHDA from the coding sequence ATGCAAAAGTCAAAACAATTTAAATCCGGCTTCGTCGCGATCATCGGACGGCCGAACGTAGGTAAATCAACCCTTATGAATCAGGTCATTGGTCAGAAAATTGCGATTATGTCGGATAAGCCGCAGACCACTCGGAACAAAATTCACGGTGTCTATACGTCGAATGATAGCCAAATCGTCTTCTTGGATACGCCGGGGATTCACAAACGTCAGTCGAAGCTCGGCGATTACATGAATACCGTCGCGCTCAATACGCTGAATGAAGTTGAAGCGGTTCTGTTCCTTGTGGATGTTGCCGAAGGTCTTGGCGGTGGGGATCGCTATATTATCGAGCAACTCAAGCGTATCAAGACACCGGTATTTCTGGTCTTGAATAAGATTGACCGCGTTGAGCCAGAAGCGCTGCTACCGATTATCGTTGCTTATAAGGATTTGTATCCATTCGCAGAAATCGTACCGATCTCGGCGATGAACGGGAATAATGTCAATACACTGCTCGAGCAAATCTCAAAATATTTGCCGGAGGGGCCGCAGTACTATCCAGACGATCAGGTAACGGACCATCCGGAGCAATTCGTTATCGCAGAGCTGATTCGCGAGAAAATTCTTCATCTGACGCGGGAAGAGATTCCTCACTCCATTGCCGTGGCCATCGAAGATATGAAGGTGCAGGAGAATGGTGTTGTAAATATTATGGCGGTCATTTATGTCGAGCGCGATTCGCAGAAGGGGATCGTAATCGGCAAGCAGGGTGCGCTGCTGAAGGAAGTTGGCAAACAAGCGCGCAAAGACATTGAGAACTTGCTGGGATCAAGAATTTTCTTGGAGTTGTGGGTAAAAGTGAAGAAGGATTGGCGGAATCAGGAGCGGATCTTGAAGGATCTCGGTTTCCGTCATGACGCTTAA